One Brassica napus cultivar Da-Ae chromosome C2, Da-Ae, whole genome shotgun sequence DNA window includes the following coding sequences:
- the LOC106381941 gene encoding DNA-directed RNA polymerases IV and V subunit 4 — translation MSEKGGKGFKSSLKSSYGSGKDDNATKSKKTRKVQFDPQGPRESKYTFLQESDDQIQGSSAKGGKGSKARKSTLSKESQPLELKTDKELPENAKCLMDCEAFEILQGIKEQMAVLSEDPSVKLPVSFDRGLEYVKYGRCYMNPQSVRQILEPLKKHGVSESEMCVIANVCPESIDEVFAFVPSMKGRKDKISEPLEEALMKLSKLKRSA, via the exons ATGTCGGAGAAAGGAGGAAAAGGGTtcaaatcttctctcaaatcctCTTATG GGTCCGGCAAGGACGATAACGCAACCAAGTCCAAGAAGACAAGGAAAGTCCAGTTTGATCCTCAAG GCCCACGAGAGTCCAAGTACACGTTTCTTCAAGAGTCTGATGACCAGATTCAAGGTTCTTCTGCTAAAG GTGGGAAGGGAAGCAAGGCTAGGAAGAGTACTCTGTCTAAAGAGTCTCAGCCGCTTGAGCTTAAGACTGATAAGG AGCTTCCGGAGAATGCAAAGTGCTTGATGGATTGTGAAGCTTTTGAGATTCTGCAAGGCATCAAGGAGCAAATGGCTGTGCTATCTGAAGATCCTAGCGTAAAGCTTCCTGT GTCGTTCGACAGAGGACTGGAGTATGTGAAGTATGGTCGTTGCTACATGAATCCTCAGTCTGTCAGACAGATCCTTGA GCCTCTGAAAAAGCATGGTGTTTCTGAAAGCGAG ATGTGTGTGATTGCCAATGTCTGTCCAGAAAGCATTGATGAAGTCTTTGCTTTTGTTCCATCCATGAAG GGAAGAAAAGACAAGATCAGTGAGCCCTTAGAAGAGGCATTGATGAAGCTCTCCAAGCTCAAAAGATCTGCTTAA
- the LOC106381935 gene encoding NDR1/HIN1-like protein 2, with protein MPPPPPSRPSLNGNTGHHHQPPLPPPPSRPSLNGHTGHHVPPPPSHTARHQQPYYRSYSSSSSSASLKGCCCCLFLLFAFLALLVLAIVLIVILAVKPKKPQFDLQQVAVMNMGITSLDNPNPSVLDPTTASLSFTIRMLFTAGNPNKVGIRYGESSFTVLYKGLPLGRATVAGFYQDAHSTRNVEATIAVDRVNLMQGNAADLVRDASLNDRVELTVRGDVSAKIRVMNFDSPGVQVSVNCGIGISPRKQALIYKQCGFDGLSV; from the exons atgcctccacctcctccttctAGACCCAGTCTCAACGGCAACACCGGTCATCATCACCaacctcctcttcctcctcctccttctagACCCAGTCTCAACGGCCACACCGGTCATCACGTCCCTCCTCCCCCTTCTCACACGGCGAGGCATCAGCAACCGTATTACCGTAGCTACTCCTCCTCCTCGTCATCAGCCTCACTCAAGGGATGCTGCTGCtgcctcttcctcctcttcgcTTTCCTAGCCCTCCTAGTACTAGCAATAGTACTGATCGTGATACTAGCGGTGAAGCCGAAGAAACCACAGTTTGATCTACAACAAGTGGCGGTAATGAACATGGGAATCACCTCCTTAGATAATCCCAACCCTAGCGTCTTGGATCCAACCACCGCCTCCCTCTCCTTCACAATCCGGATGCTATTCACCGCCGGTAACCCGAACAAAGTCGGGATCAGGTACGGTGAGTCCAGCTTCACGGTGCTGTACAAAGGCTTGCCACTCGGGAGAGCGACAGTGGCTGGATTCTACCAGGACGCGCACAGTACGAGGAACGTGGAGGCGACGATTGCTGTGGATAGAGTTAATCTTATGCAAGGTAACGCCGCTGATCTGGTTAGAGACGCTTCGTTGAATGATCGAGTTGAGCTTACGGTTCGTGGAGACGTTAGCGCTAAGATCCGAGTGATGAACTTCGATTCCCCAGGCGTTCag gtttctgtGAATTGTGGGATAGGCATTAGTCCAAGGAAACAAGCTTTGATTTACAAGCAATGTGGTTTCGATGGCCTTAGCGTCTAA
- the LOC106381939 gene encoding myb family transcription factor PHL7 isoform X2: protein MGVQGLTIYHVKSHLQKYRLAKYLPDSSLEGKKTDKKESGDVLSGLDGSSGMQITEALKLQMEVQKRLHEQLEVQRQLQLRIEAQGKYLKKIIEEQQRLSGALGEPSGPVTGESDPATPAPTSESPLQDKSGKDCGPDKSLSVDESLSSYREPLTPESGCNAGSQDESAGEERSSKKPRLVRGGAAGYTPEMVVAHPILESGLNASYHQPDHALAFDHPSTSLLGTQDKVSGDDL, encoded by the exons ATGGGTGTACAAGGGTTAACTATATATCATGTCAAGAGTCACTTACAG AAATATCGACTTGCAAAGTATCTGCCAGATTCGTCTTTAGAAG GGAAGAAAACTGATAAGAAAGAATCTGGAGATGTGCTCTCTGGGTTGGACGGTTCATC GGGAATGCAGATAACTGAAGCCCTCAAGTTGCAGATGGAGGTTCAGAAACGATTGCACGAGCAACTAGAA GTGCAAAGGCAGCTGCAACTACGGATAGAAGCCCAAGGGAAGTACTTGAAGAAGATAATTGAAGAGCAACAGCGACTCAGTGGAGCTCTCGGCGAGCCCTCAGGCCCAGTTACTGGCGAATCAGATCCTGCAACACCTGCTCCAACATCCGAGTCTCCTCTACAAGATAAATCTGGCAAGGATTGTGGACCAGACAAAAGCCTTTCAGTTGACGAGTCTCTTTCATCTTACCGGGAGCCATTGACACCAGAGTCAGGGTGTAACGCTGGTTCTCAAGACGAGAGCGCAGGTGAAGAGAGATCATCAAAGAAGCCTAGATTGGTGAGAGGAGGTGCAGCTGGTTATACACCTGAGATGGTAGTGGCTCACCCAATACTAGAATCAGGCTTGAACGCTTCTTACCATCAGCCAGACCATGCTCTTGCCTTTGACCATCCATCTACATCACTGCTCGGGACTCAAGACAAGGTTTCAGGAGACGATCTATGA
- the LOC106381939 gene encoding myb family transcription factor PHL7 isoform X1 has translation MEADKGGNNSSHASKQRLRWTHELHERFVDSVAQLGGPDRATPKGVLRVMGVQGLTIYHVKSHLQKYRLAKYLPDSSLEGKKTDKKESGDVLSGLDGSSGMQITEALKLQMEVQKRLHEQLEVQRQLQLRIEAQGKYLKKIIEEQQRLSGALGEPSGPVTGESDPATPAPTSESPLQDKSGKDCGPDKSLSVDESLSSYREPLTPESGCNAGSQDESAGEERSSKKPRLVRGGAAGYTPEMVVAHPILESGLNASYHQPDHALAFDHPSTSLLGTQDKVSGDDL, from the exons ATGGAAGCAGACAAGGGAGGGAACAATTCTAGTCATGCTTCAAAACAACGTTTGCGTTGGACCCATGAGCTACATGAACGCTTCGTTGATTCCGTTGCTCAACTCGGTGGCCCTGATC gAGCTACACCTAAAGGCGTTCTTAGAGTGATGGGTGTACAAGGGTTAACTATATATCATGTCAAGAGTCACTTACAG AAATATCGACTTGCAAAGTATCTGCCAGATTCGTCTTTAGAAG GGAAGAAAACTGATAAGAAAGAATCTGGAGATGTGCTCTCTGGGTTGGACGGTTCATC GGGAATGCAGATAACTGAAGCCCTCAAGTTGCAGATGGAGGTTCAGAAACGATTGCACGAGCAACTAGAA GTGCAAAGGCAGCTGCAACTACGGATAGAAGCCCAAGGGAAGTACTTGAAGAAGATAATTGAAGAGCAACAGCGACTCAGTGGAGCTCTCGGCGAGCCCTCAGGCCCAGTTACTGGCGAATCAGATCCTGCAACACCTGCTCCAACATCCGAGTCTCCTCTACAAGATAAATCTGGCAAGGATTGTGGACCAGACAAAAGCCTTTCAGTTGACGAGTCTCTTTCATCTTACCGGGAGCCATTGACACCAGAGTCAGGGTGTAACGCTGGTTCTCAAGACGAGAGCGCAGGTGAAGAGAGATCATCAAAGAAGCCTAGATTGGTGAGAGGAGGTGCAGCTGGTTATACACCTGAGATGGTAGTGGCTCACCCAATACTAGAATCAGGCTTGAACGCTTCTTACCATCAGCCAGACCATGCTCTTGCCTTTGACCATCCATCTACATCACTGCTCGGGACTCAAGACAAGGTTTCAGGAGACGATCTATGA
- the LOC106378539 gene encoding transmembrane protein 87A-like — protein sequence MRFSEDILPLQQHCITVVIALGLLEMVFWYFDYANINSTGMSLVTSRGLWHLLHGLLQSVLSERLCDGFSYSVFRWDSFGVVKSTLGGLTSKVLLDGVTYFVASEMLDIAENVGIIDDVSGRAKLFLVLPDAFLDAFLILWIFTSLSKTVEQLQTKRTSVKLDIYRKFSNALTVLVVTSVAWIVYEVYF from the exons atgagatttagtgaGGATATATTGCCGCTTCAGCAGCATTGCATAACAGTGGTTATTGCTCTTGGATTGCTTGAAATGGTCTTTTGGTACTTTGATTATGCTAATATCAACAGCACTGGGATGAGCTTGGTGACAT CTAGAGGCCTTTGGCACTTACTACATGGGTTGTTGCAGTCGGTGCTTTCAGAAAGACTGTGTGACGGATTCTCTTACTCTGTGTTTCGATGGGATTCATTTGGGGTTGTCAAGTCCACTCTTGGTGGGCTTACTTCCAAAGTCCTCCTTGATGGAGTTACTTACTTCGTAGCTTCTGAGATGCTTGATATAGCTGAGAATGTTGGCATTATTGACGATGTATCTGGAAGAGCAAAACTTTTTCTTGTCCTGCCTGACGCCTTCCTCGATGCATTTCTCATATTGTGGATCTTTACCTCTCTTTCGAAAACAGTGGAACAGTTACAG ACGAAGAGGACCTCGGTGAAGTTGGATATTTACAGGAAGTTCTCAAATGCTCTTACTGTTTTGGTTGTTACCTCTGTTGCTTGGATAGTGTATGAG GTGTATTTCTAA
- the LOC106381938 gene encoding probable galacturonosyltransferase 4 — MVKFQNVVLFFLLLTVAAPILLYTDSYTSVKTPFSKREFLEDVTALTFNSNENRLNLLHRESPVDVRRGVVGVVYSKLDSDSSIKARDQVSARVLKATDDETQSQTDNTIKQVTDASSEIDKPKVMHASDGNAHNRERMHVQLTQKTSGKVDEQETKGSGAEKESGNVRIPDAQVRHLKDQLIRAKVYLSLPAAKANAHFVRELRLRIKEVQRLVVDVAKDSDLPKNAIETLKAMEQTLAKGKEIQDDCSTVVKKLRAMLHSAEEQLRVHKKQAMFLTQLTAKTIPKGLHCLPLRLTTDYYALNSSEQQFPNQEKLEDNQLYHYALFSDNVLATSVVVNSAITNAKHPSKHVFHIVTDRLNYAAMRMWFLDNPPGKATIQVQNVEEFTWLNSSYSPVLKQLSSRSMIDYYFRAHHANSDTNLKFRNPKYLSILNHLRFYLPEIFPKLSKVLFLDDDIVVQKDLSGLWSVDLKGNVNGAVETCGESFHRFDRYLNFSNPLISKNFDPRACGWAYGMNVFDLDEWKRQNITEVYHRWQNLNQDRDLWKLGTLPPGLITFWKRTYPLDRKWHVLGLGYNPSVNQRDIERAAVVHYNGNLKPWLEIGIPKYRGLWSKHVDYQHVYLRECNINP; from the exons ATGGTGAAGTTTCAAAATGTTGTTCTTTTCTTCTTGCTCCTCACGGTAGCAGCTCCAATCCTTCTCTACACAGATTCCTACACCTCCGTCAAGACCCCATTTT CTAAACGCGAGTTCCTCGAGGACGTAACCGCCCTG ACTTTCAATTCCAACGAGAATCGTTTGAATCTGCTTCATCGG GAATCTCCGGTAGATGTTAGAAGAGGAGTCGTGGGTGTAGTCTATTCCAAACTAGACTCTGATTCGTCTATAA AAGCTAGAGACCAAGTCTCTGCTCGAGTTCTTAAGGCCACCGACGATGAAACTCAGTCTCAAACTGACAATACCATCAAACAAGTCACTGATGCTTCCTCTGAGATTGATAAGCCAAAGGTTATGCACGCTTCTGATGGCAACGCCCACAATAGG GAAAGGATGCATGTTCAGTTGACCCAGAAAACTTCTGGAAAGGTTGATGAGCAAGAGACTAAAGGTTCTGGAGCTGAGAAAGAGAGCGGAAACGTGAGGATCCCTGATGCTCAGGTGAGGCATCTTAAAGATCAGCTGATCAGGGCAAAGGTTTATCTTTCACTTCCAGCTGCAAAGGCTAATGCACATTTTGTGAGAGAGCTTCGTCTCCGTATTAAAGAAGTTCAACGGCTGGTCGTAGATGTCGCCAAGGATTCGGATCTGCCAAAGAA CGCTATTGAAACACTGAAAGCGATGGAACAAACATTGGCCAAAGGCAAGGAGATCCAAGATGACTGTTCCACAGTGGTCAAGAAGCTACGTGCAATGCTCCACTCGGCAGAGGAGCAGCTACGTGTCCATAAGAAGCAAGCCATGTTCTTGACACAGTTGACTGCTAAGACGATTCCAAAGGGCCTTCACTGCCTCCCTCTACGCCTCACTACCGATTATTACGCTTTAAATTCGTCTGAACAACAGTTTCCCAATCAGGAGAAACTAGAAGATAATCAGCTGTATCACTATGCCCTCTTCTCTGACAATGTTTTGGCTACATCAGTTGTTGTTAACTCTGCCATAACCAATGCCAAG CATCCCTCAAAGCATGTCTTCCACATCGTCACGGACAGACTCAACTATGCGGCAATGAGGATGTGGTTCCTAGACAACCCACCAGGCAAAGCCACCATCCAGGTTCAGAACGTTGAAGAATTTACATGGCTGAATTCAAGCTACAGTCCTGTTCTCAAACAGCTCAGTTCTCGATCGATGATAGACTACTACTTCAGGGCACACCATGCAAATTCAGATACCAACTTGAAGTTCCGGAATCCAAAATACTTGTCCATCCTTAACCATCTTCGTTTTTACTTGCCTGAGATCTTCCCCAAGCTCAGCAAGGTGCTCTTCTTGGATGATGATATAGTTGTGCAGAAGGACCTTTCTGGTCTTTGGTCAGTTGATCTCAAGGGTAATGTCAACGGTGCTGTTGAGACTTGTGGGGAGAGCTTTCATCGCTTTGACCGTTATCTGAACTTCTCGAACCCACTCATCTCCAAGAATTTTGACCCTCGAGCTTGTGGATGGGCGTATGGTATGAATGTTTTTGATCTCGACGAGTGGAAGAGGCAGAACATCACAGAGGTTTATCATCGATGGCAGAATCTG AATCAAGACCGAGATTTGTGGAAGCTAGGGACACTGCCGCCTGGTCTCATCACATTTTGGAAACGAACATACCCATTAGACCGGAAATGGCACGTGCTGGGTCTTGGATACAACCCGAGTGTGAACCAGAGGGATATTGAAAGAGCAGCCGTCGTGCACTATAATGGCAATCTCAAACCATGGCTAGAGATTGGGATCCCAAAATATCGAGGCCTCTGGTCAAAGCACGTCGACTACCAGCACGTGTACCTCAGAGAATGCAACATCAATCCTTAG
- the LOC106380219 gene encoding subtilisin-like protease SBT5.4 — protein MLSAMTKTLLALLIIFSLFHVPAFAVKKKSYIVYLGSHSHGPEVSSLALKRVAESHHELLGSFLGSHEKARNAIFYSYDRHINGFAAVLEEEEAEAISKHPNVISVFLDKGKKLHTTHSWEFMQLEKDGVIPSSSLWSKARLGEDTIIGNIDTGVWSESQSFSPHGLGPVPCRWKGSCNTAGNVSCNRKLIGTRYFNKGYLVSAGLNSNSSFESARDHNGHGTHTLSTAGGHFVRGASVFGVGNGTAKGGSPLSRVASYKACWPPVNGSECFDADILAAFDMAIHDGVDVLSVSLGGDPADYFADGIAIGSFHAVKHGITVVCSAGNSGPAPATVSNVAPWILTVAASTLDREFQSFVQLASGERFKGESMSKALPAGKMFSLTAGAQAKLANASAIDAMLCKEGTLDPHKAKGKIMVCLRGNSSRVEKGRQAAQAGAAGMILCNDKASGNDITADPHFLPATHINFFDSQALFSYVNSTYLEPMGTLTAPAAAFGIKPAPYMANFSSQGPNTVTPGILKPDVTAPGVDIIAAYTREQSLSGLEFDHRTTAFYIESGTSMSCPHVAGVAGLLRTMHPSWSSAAIRSAIMTTARTRDNRVSPMLNGSYVKANSFNYGSGHIRPNRAGDPGLVYDLTLNDYLDFLCAVGYNQTMITLFSESPSYKCPKEASVVDLNYPSITVPNLTGSSVTVTRKLKNVGSVGTYAANVREPHGVSVNVEPSVLKFDRVGQVKSFKMTLKPKWVAKDYAFGGLTWSDGKHYVRSPIVVSTA, from the exons ATGCTATCAGCTATGACGAAAACTCTACTTGCATTGTTAATCATCTTCTCTCTGTTTCATGTCCCTGCTTTTGCGGTGAAAAAG AAGTCGTACATTGTTTACTTGGGATCTCACTCACATGGCCCTGAAGTCTCCTCCTTAGCCCTTAAACGTGTAGCTGAATCTCATCATGAGTTGCTGGGATCCTTTTTGGGAAG TCATGAGAAGGCTAGAAACGCAATCTTCTACTCATACGATAGACATATCAACGGCTTTGCAGCagttcttgaagaagaagaagctgaagctaTTTCAA AGCATCCGAATGTGATCAGTGTGTTTCTAGACAAGGGGAAGAAGTTGCATACAACACATTCTTGGGAGTTCATGCAATTGGAGAAGGATGGTGTGATCCCGTCAAGTTCCTTGTGGTCAAAGGCAAGACTTGGTGAAGACACAATCATCGGAAACATTGACACTG GTGTCTGGTCTGAATCCCAAAGCTTTAGCCCACATGGTCTTGGACCTGTTCCTTGTCGATGGAAAGGAAGTTGCAACACCGCTGGCAATGTTAGTTGCAACAGGAAGCTTATAGGGACAAGGTACTTCAACAAAGGATACTTAGTTTCCGCGGGTCTCAACAGCAACTCTTCCTTTGAGTCTGCTCGTGACCATAATGGTCACGGCACTCACACGCTCTCAACAGCAGGAGGCCACTTTGTCCGGGGAGCTAGCGTCTTCGGTGTAGGCAACGGAACTGCGAAAGGAGGCTCTCCATTGTCCAGAGTAGCTTCCTACAAGGCCTGCTGGCCTCCTGTTAACGGCTCTGAGTGCTTTGACGCTGATATCTTGGCTGCCTTTGATATGGCCATCCATGATGGTGTTGATGTCCTCTCCGTCTCTCTCGGTGGTGATCCTGCTGATTACTTCGCAGATGGCATTGCCATCGGCTCCTTCCACGCTGTTAAACATGGTATCACTGTGGTCTGTTCCGCTGGAAACTCTGGCCCCGCTCCTGCAACTGTCTCAAACGTGGCCCCTTGGATACTCACCGTAGCAGCCAGCACGCTAGACCGTGAGTTCCAGTCCTTTGTGCAGCTTGCGAGTGGCGAACGGTTCAAGGGAGAAAGCATGTCAAAGGCCTTGCCTGCAGGGAAAATGTTTAGTCTCACAGCGGGAGCTCAAGCTAAACTTGCCAATGCATCTGCTATAGATGC GATGCTTTGCAAAGAAGGCACGTTAGATCCACACAAGGCAAAGGGTAAGATCATGGTGTGTCTGAGAGGAAACTCATCAAGAGTGGAAAAAGGTAGACAAGCAGCTCAAGCTGGTGCTGCTGGTATGATTCTATGCAATGATAAGGCATCAGGGAATGATATCACAGCTGATCCTCATTTTCTTCCTGCTACACATATCAACTTTTTCGATAGTCAAGCCTTGTTCTCTTACGTTAACTCCACTTA TTTAGAGCCCATGGGAACTCTTACTGCACCTGCAGCAGCTTTTGGCATCAAACCAGCTCCATACATGGCAAATTTCTCATCTCAAGGACCTAACACTGTTACACCAGGAATCCTTAAG CCTGACGTGACTGCTCCTGGGGTCGACATCATAGCCGCCTACACAAGGGAACAAAGTCTCAGCGGCTTGGAATTTGATCATCGCACGACTGCATTCTATATAGAATCTGGCACTTCCATGTCCTGCCCTCATGTTGCTGGTGTTGCCGGTCTTCTCAGGACAATGCACCCTTCATGGAGTTCAGCTGCCATCAGATCTGCTATCATGACCACCG CGAGAACACGAGACAACAGAGTTAGCCCCATGCTCAACGGGTCTTACGTGAAGGCAAACTCATTCAACTACGGTTCAGGACATATCAGGCCAAACCGTGCAGGAGATCCAGGATTGGTCTATGACTTGACACTGAACGACTACTTGGACTTTCTTTGCGCAGTTGGGTACAACCAAACGATGATTACGCTTTTCTCAGAGAGTCCTTCCTACAAATGCCCCAAGGAAGCTAGTGTTGTAGACTTGAACTATCCATCCATCACGGTGCCTAACCTCACAGGCTCTTCTGTGACTGTGACCCGGAAACTGAAGAATGTAGGATCCGTGGGCACTTATGCGGCAAATGTCAGGGAGCCACATGGCGTGTCCGTGAATGTTGAGCCGAGTGTGTTGAAGTTTGATAGAGTTGGTCAAGTTAAAAGCTTTAAGATGACACTGAAGCCTAAATGGGTTGCAAAAGACTATGCCTTTGGTGGTCTCACATGGAGTGATGGCAAACACTACGTAAGAAGTCCTATTGTTGTCTCTACCGCCTAg
- the BNAC02G33500D gene encoding uncharacterized protein BNAC02G33500D codes for MALIVNLVPLLFSAALVYSDQNTVPPLKSFKISENVIYDCIDIYKQPGLDHPLLRNHKIQMKPSFSPHDSTNQTGNNATYKTKIACPYGTVPILRNTKEFNTNAQIFAEKYLNPILADGLDPLTHIAGVRSEPGPYRGVQAFFNAYNLDLRDDEASYNQIYIGSGLNNEANFVMTGLMINPSLYGNDSVWTFGFWQGKDGKGCYNTGCPGFVQLSPRNPIAFPLGMKPLEAGNIHPFIHQDKQTGNWWLSTLGYNLFKVDIGYWPKELFNLMDNGGNIVGAGGVVHASPFGSSPAMGHGQFPKQPVPSDGSPTFSDVKVMNSKYESHRMDYFPIEKLLDSPQCYGIEIGINEPPHHDHRGFFFDVGGPGGNTC; via the exons ATGGCTCTTATCGTGAATCTCGTACCTCTTTTGTTCTCAGCAGCCCTAGTTTATTCGGATCAAAATACAGTGCCGCCTCTCAAATCTTTCAAG ATCAGTGAAAATGTGATATACGAttgcattgatatttataagcAACCGGGACTTGATCATCCCTTGCTCAGAAACCACAAAATCCAG ATGAAACCATCATTTTCACCACATGATTCAACGAATCAAACTGGCAATAATGCGACATACAAAACGAAAATAGCATGTCCATATGGAACTGTTCCTATACTGAGAAATACAAAGGAATTCAACACTAATGCACAAATTTTCGCCGAAAAGTATCTCAATCCGATTTTAGCCGATGGGCTCGATCCTCTAACACAT ATTGCTGGAGTAAGGTCGGAACCTGGTCCATATCGTGGTGTGCAAGccttttttaatgcatataacTTAGACCTCAGAGACGATGAAGCGTcatataatcaaatatatatagggAGTGGACTTAATAACGAGGCCAATTTTGTGATGACAGGTTTAATG ATAAATCCAAGCTTATATGGAAACGACAGTGTCTGGACATTTGGATTTTGGCAG GGTAAGGATGGAAAAGGATGTTACAATACTGGATGTCCGGGGTTTGTCCAATTATCGCCACGAAATCCTATAGCCTTTCCCTTAGGAATGAAGCCACTAGAAGCTGGCAACATACATCCCTTCATCCATCAG GATAAGCAAACAGGAAATTGGTGGCTTTCAACCTTgggttataatttatttaaagtaGATATCGGCTATTGGCCAAAAGAGCTATTCAACCTTATGGATAATGGTGGAAATATTGTTGGAGCTGGAGGTGTGGTTCATGCTTCTCCATTTGGTTCAAGCCCTGCGATGGGTCATGGTCAATTTCCAAAACAACCAGTACCTTCCGATGGATCACCGACTTTTTCAGATGTTAAAGTCATGAATTCTAAGTATGAGTCACATAGAATGGATTATTTTCCAATAGAGAAGTTGTTAGACAGTCCCCAGTGTTATGGGATAGAAATTGGGATAAACGAACCTCCTCACCATGATCATCGCGGTTTCTTTTTTGATGTTGGTGGTCCGGGAGGAAACACTTGTTGA